The sequence aaaaaaaaaaaattattattctattgatagaataaaaaaaaaaaaaaaaaaaataataataatatagttaGGGGGAGAGGGGGTATAATCAAAAAACTAATTATAAATAACCAcaccaataaataatttttattaaaaaaataaaaaattatacatATCACCCGtccaacaaaaaaaaaaatgaattaatttcaaaaagaattcagacacttttttaatttttttggtaattataaatttaggTAAAGAAAGCTTATTTCtaatccatttttattttggaaaataCCAATGAAATCCTCTTCTCTtcaagattttatttttcaaaaaaaatatagtcCACAAACaccatattaaaaaaatgtatgCAAAAGTTCGACAGTTTTTTTAGACTGTTGGACGGgtgtaataaataaaaaaaaaaaaaaataaataattcaaggtttaaattaaaagtattaaaattttaatattactagttttttattttttattttatttaaaataatattaaaattaataatgataaactaATTAAAAGGAAGAAAGATACGTATATTTTTTGGGCATTGCTTTTGCCAGTAGTTGAGGCACCTCCACTATTTCCTGCATTTGATGTAGCTCCACCATTTCCAGAAGCGGCTCCAGTTGCTCCACTACCACCAGTTGCTGAGGTACCATTATTTCCagtaccaccaccaccagtaGCAccagaagaagaagatgtaCTTGAAGTATCAACTTTaccatcaattttaattaaatcttgaatattttttgatttaatatttggaCAGGATGAAAtactttttaattctttatcaaATACACAACCACTGACCCCAGAAGCTTTACGGCAATCAGATGGGCAATTATAACGTTTTACAACATTTCCATTACAAAGATAACGATTGAAATAACCGTTTGATTGTGGACCAACACATGCACCATTTAAataagaatttaataaaatgttttCACAATCATCATCGGCAAATTGAACCAATTCTGAACAGTATCCATTAATTCCTGAAACATTtgcattttcatttaaaaacatttgaGCCAATGAACCTgttaaacaataatttacATCTTGATCATATGCTGATGGAGTTTTTGAACTACAATCACTTGGTGATTTAATACCATATGAAATTGTTACTCTTTTACTTGATTGTGGTACAACATAAATTCCTTTTGCACattgtgatgatgattgaattgaaattggtgTATTTTTACAATCTTTATTATCATACATTGCTTGAATATATTCTAATCCATTtacaacatttttaaaaatacaataatttattactgtaaataataatataatttttaaaattttcattttaatatgGGGTtctattttataatataaaaaaaaataatataaaataaaaaaaaaaaaaaaaaaaaataaaagttaatagaaaaaaaaaaaaaaaaaaaaaaaaaacaaaaaaaagatagaaaaaaaaaaaaaataataaaaaaaataattaaacaaaaaaaaaaaaaaaaaaaaaattattataatttgggTTTTAACTTTACATAGATATATTtttacatataaaaaattaacttCCACCCACACACCCACATTCTCAATAGATTCAAAAACACCtaaccacaaaaaaaaaaaaaaaaaaaaataatataaaaaaaattaaaattaaaaatagaaaaagacAAAGGGTAGtataatttattgaaaaaataagaaaataattatttaataaattattttatatttattttttatattgatttgatttatttttatttttttttattttttttattacaattttgaTTTCGACTTTAAtgaagtttttaaaatttcattaactACTCTTTTTGATGAGGTAATGGCACCTTCCATATGACCATACCATTGAGTTGATGTTTCAGTACCAGCCCAATGAATGTTACCATGTGGTTGtgtataataattattacatTGTGAGATTATGTCACCAGATTTACAAACACCCATGAAGCAACCAGCACTATATTTATCTAGACTCCAATTTCTTTCAATGTAATGTATTGGATTTAATGCTTTTGGGCCCcaatattttgaatattgatttaatacaGCCGATCTTCTCTCCTCCAATGATTTTGAATACCAATATTTTATTTCCTCCTTTCCATTAATGAAACCAATGATTGATTTAACCGATAAGTCATTAGtacaattatcaaatgattgaTAGATTGGGCCAACAAATGACTGAGATTTACCATTGTATCCTTGATCTCTCCAAAATACACTATcataaattacaattactTTTATAGTATTCCCCATCtccatttcattttttaatctttgtttctcaattggtaaatctggtttaaaaattacatttttcAATAACATTGGTGGTATCGTTGATACTACATTTctacaataataaatttcattttttgatgTTGTAATCTTAACTAATCTACCATTTTTATGAGAAATTTGATCGATTAAAGTAACTTCacaatttaatttacaatcatcttttaaaaatgatacaaTTCTTTCTGAAACCATTGAACTTCCACCAATGATTCTATCAGATTCTGTACAGTCGTCATCTGATATGAATAAACTTTCAATACCATTAATggaattaatatatttaaaaaagaataatatacTAATATCATCTGAGCTTGATGCAACTGACATTTTacaaaaccaaataaaaaatttaacagATTCACCATAACCACAAACTCTTAACCATTCTGATACTGTTAATTTCTCCAATGATAACATTATTGGACTTTCTTTTGaacattttgaaaaatcaatatttttaccTACTTCTTTAATTGTCTGAATAATTGGATTTATATATCCTAATCCAATTTCacataaatcaaaatttggAGATGAttcatcaaatgattttattaaaccATCATCATAAATATCAAATACTGTTTTACCTTGATAAAATTGTTTATAAGTTTCCAATTTTAACTCATTACAAAGTTGTTTCAAATTTGGATTCTTTTTTCCCAACCATTGACCTCCAGCATCTACCCATCCATCcccaattttaattgaatctgtTCTACCTCCAAATctctatttattattaaattaaaaaatagttaataaataaagaaaaaaaaaaaaactaatccaataaaatattaatatttttaaattttaatgtgTGTTTTATTACATTTCTAGCTTCTAAGaccaaaattttaaaattacttttttttaaatcatatgCAGTTTTCAAACCCGACATGCCACCTCCAATAATTATAGTATCATATataatttccattttttatatttttttttgttttaactgaaaagaatatttaattaaggtttcttttttttttttttttttttttttttttttattcttttaaaaaaaaaaataaaaaaaataaaaaaaaaggttcggagatcatttttttaaaaatatttatatctCCCACATATTTACacctataaaaataatgaccCACCACAACAAAGAAAGAATAGATCCAAATTAaactctaataataattttgatctCCCAATGAgcataataaaaattaaaaaatctatgatacttgaaaataaaatctgTTTCATGTTTGTattatggaaaaaaaaatttaaaacatattCTCTGAGGGTGTTTTGTGGTGTTTTAACAAAtactataaaattaaattcaatgataaataaaataaaaaaaatggaaaaaatatgcaagttattaaaaaaaaacaaggaACGGaaaggaaattaaaaaaatacccCCTTTTTCCAAATGGGGAAAAGGTCAACACTAAAacagaaaatttaaataaagaaattttaatttttattaacatttttttatttttttttaattttaaattacactattttaaattttactaTTTTGGGTGGcgaaaaacgaaaaaaaaaaaaaaaaatgaaattaaccccaccaaaaataaaaacactaaaaaacaaaaaaaatctaaGATTCAACATGtaatatttttgttatttttaattatttttattgttattattattagttttttttaattttgtttttattttaataattgtgtTGGTAAAAAAGGCTTAGAATTAATATTGAGATGGTCTTTAatcttttatcttttaaataaacttttaagagtatttaccatttttttttttggtcattttaaaccaattaatatattaactttgttttttaattaaagtaATATAAAAgagtatttaaaaaaaaaaggtcgTTTATTGTTCTggtgaaattttttaaataattttttaatgatatattgtttttttaataaaatagtaAATAGAACCAACTGAATTGAGGTTATTGtgtgaaaaataatatttt comes from Dictyostelium discoideum AX4 chromosome 2 chromosome, whole genome shotgun sequence and encodes:
- the maoC-2 gene encoding amine oxidase (Similar to flavin-containing), yielding MEIIYDTIIIGGGMSGLKTAYDLKKSNFKILVLEARNRFGGRTDSIKIGDGWVDAGGQWLGKKNPNLKQLCNELKLETYKQFYQGKTVFDIYDDGLIKSFDESSPNFDLCEIGLGYINPIIQTIKEVGKNIDFSKCSKESPIMLSLEKLTVSEWLRVCGYGESVKFFIWFCKMSVASSSDDISILFFFKYINSINGIESLFISDDDCTESDRIIGGSSMVSERIVSFLKDDCKLNCEVTLIDQISHKNGRLVKITTSKNEIYYCRNVVSTIPPMLLKNVIFKPDLPIEKQRLKNEMEMGNTIKVIVIYDSVFWRDQGYNGKSQSFVGPIYQSFDNCTNDLSVKSIIGFINGKEEIKYWYSKSLEERRSAVLNQYSKYWGPKALNPIHYIERNWSLDKYSAGCFMGVCKSGDIISQCNNYYTQPHGNIHWAGTETSTQWYGHMEGAITSSKRVVNEILKTSLKSKSKL